The Antedon mediterranea chromosome 11, ecAntMedi1.1, whole genome shotgun sequence genome window below encodes:
- the LOC140062696 gene encoding uncharacterized protein isoform X5: MGHLLSNTLASEFNWMGRGDKKGFRGLKLSKIVKVSARRSWTGMTEATCENKIKSWLKYSKDRAGGRKLREQKKKAAAAAANTDEAEDTIDDDDELFI, encoded by the exons ATGGGTCATCTGCTTTCAAACACACTTGCCTCAGAATTTAATTGGATGGGAAGAGGGGATAAGAAGGGATTCAGAGGACTAAAGCTTTCAAAAATTGTAAAAG TTTCAGCTAGAAGATCATGGACCGGAATGACGGAGGCCacatgtgaaaataaaataaaatcttggCTGAAATACAGCAAGGACAGAGCTGGGGGAAGAAAACTTAGGGAACAAAAGAAGAAAG CAGCTGCAGCAGCAGCAAACACCGACGAAGCCGAAGATACcatagatgatgatgatgaactttttatttga
- the LOC140062696 gene encoding uncharacterized protein isoform X1 — MILIVVIVVLVLLLLILPLLPVVGILRLCSLGGHNETDVLNRIMGHLLSNTLASEFNWMGRGDKKGFRGLKLSKIVKVSARRSWTGMTEATCENKIKSWLKYSKDRAGGRKLREQKKKAAAAAANTDEAEDTIDDDDELFI; from the exons ATGATATTGATCGTAGTAATAGTAGTACTAGTTCTACTATTATTAATACTACCACTACTACCAGTGGTGGGG atttTGCGATTATGCAGTCTTGGTGGCCACAATGAAACAGATGTCCTCAATAGGATAATGGGTCATCTGCTTTCAAACACACTTGCCTCAGAATTTAATTGGATGGGAAGAGGGGATAAGAAGGGATTCAGAGGACTAAAGCTTTCAAAAATTGTAAAAG TTTCAGCTAGAAGATCATGGACCGGAATGACGGAGGCCacatgtgaaaataaaataaaatcttggCTGAAATACAGCAAGGACAGAGCTGGGGGAAGAAAACTTAGGGAACAAAAGAAGAAAG CAGCTGCAGCAGCAGCAAACACCGACGAAGCCGAAGATACcatagatgatgatgatgaactttttatttga
- the LOC140062696 gene encoding uncharacterized protein isoform X2 translates to MILIVVIVVLVLLLLILPLLPVVGILRLCSLGGHNETDVLNRIMGHLLSNTLASEFNWMGRGDKKGFRGLKLSKIVKVSARRSWTGMTEATCENKIKSWLKYSKDRAGGRKLREQKKKAAAAANTDEAEDTIDDDDELFI, encoded by the exons ATGATATTGATCGTAGTAATAGTAGTACTAGTTCTACTATTATTAATACTACCACTACTACCAGTGGTGGGG atttTGCGATTATGCAGTCTTGGTGGCCACAATGAAACAGATGTCCTCAATAGGATAATGGGTCATCTGCTTTCAAACACACTTGCCTCAGAATTTAATTGGATGGGAAGAGGGGATAAGAAGGGATTCAGAGGACTAAAGCTTTCAAAAATTGTAAAAG TTTCAGCTAGAAGATCATGGACCGGAATGACGGAGGCCacatgtgaaaataaaataaaatcttggCTGAAATACAGCAAGGACAGAGCTGGGGGAAGAAAACTTAGGGAACAAAAGAAGAAAG CTGCAGCAGCAGCAAACACCGACGAAGCCGAAGATACcatagatgatgatgatgaactttttatttga
- the LOC140062696 gene encoding uncharacterized protein isoform X4 encodes MILIVILRLCSLGGHNETDVLNRIMGHLLSNTLASEFNWMGRGDKKGFRGLKLSKIVKVSARRSWTGMTEATCENKIKSWLKYSKDRAGGRKLREQKKKAAAAAANTDEAEDTIDDDDELFI; translated from the exons ATGATATTGATCGTA atttTGCGATTATGCAGTCTTGGTGGCCACAATGAAACAGATGTCCTCAATAGGATAATGGGTCATCTGCTTTCAAACACACTTGCCTCAGAATTTAATTGGATGGGAAGAGGGGATAAGAAGGGATTCAGAGGACTAAAGCTTTCAAAAATTGTAAAAG TTTCAGCTAGAAGATCATGGACCGGAATGACGGAGGCCacatgtgaaaataaaataaaatcttggCTGAAATACAGCAAGGACAGAGCTGGGGGAAGAAAACTTAGGGAACAAAAGAAGAAAG CAGCTGCAGCAGCAGCAAACACCGACGAAGCCGAAGATACcatagatgatgatgatgaactttttatttga
- the LOC140062696 gene encoding uncharacterized protein isoform X3 has product MNSVDGLLRAKHHHILRLCSLGGHNETDVLNRIMGHLLSNTLASEFNWMGRGDKKGFRGLKLSKIVKVSARRSWTGMTEATCENKIKSWLKYSKDRAGGRKLREQKKKAAAAAANTDEAEDTIDDDDELFI; this is encoded by the exons ATGAACTCTGTAGATGGGCTATTGAGAGCCAAACACCATCAT atttTGCGATTATGCAGTCTTGGTGGCCACAATGAAACAGATGTCCTCAATAGGATAATGGGTCATCTGCTTTCAAACACACTTGCCTCAGAATTTAATTGGATGGGAAGAGGGGATAAGAAGGGATTCAGAGGACTAAAGCTTTCAAAAATTGTAAAAG TTTCAGCTAGAAGATCATGGACCGGAATGACGGAGGCCacatgtgaaaataaaataaaatcttggCTGAAATACAGCAAGGACAGAGCTGGGGGAAGAAAACTTAGGGAACAAAAGAAGAAAG CAGCTGCAGCAGCAGCAAACACCGACGAAGCCGAAGATACcatagatgatgatgatgaactttttatttga